A genomic stretch from Pseudomonadota bacterium includes:
- a CDS encoding biotin--[acetyl-CoA-carboxylase] ligase, with product MDRTREILTFLRGADDYISGDMISAKLGISRTAVWKYINQLEHKGYGIIKLKGKGYRLIDTPDKLFPWEIYRYLDTHSIVKEIVYQDNIDSTNSYAFKLALGGKPEGTCVVAEAQRTGKGRLNRVWFSPPGKNLYLSVILKPPVHPARVYPITFISSLAVYDTIERVTGIAPTLKWPNDVLIHGKKVCGTLLEISTEADMVRFIVVGIGFNINMKEKEIDEMIRNKATSLHIETKKTYERASICGILLSNLDKYYSIFRKKGEQDICNIWEKTAQIKGKYLEINQMGEVYRGVSEGIDTSGAMLININGKVKRIIAGDVSF from the coding sequence ATGGATAGGACCAGAGAAATATTGACGTTTTTAAGGGGTGCGGATGATTACATATCGGGAGACATGATCTCTGCAAAACTCGGCATATCGCGAACAGCAGTCTGGAAATACATTAACCAGCTTGAGCATAAAGGATACGGTATCATAAAGCTTAAAGGCAAGGGGTATAGACTTATTGATACGCCTGATAAATTATTTCCATGGGAAATCTACAGGTACCTCGATACCCATTCTATTGTGAAAGAGATCGTATACCAGGACAATATAGATTCTACAAACTCTTACGCATTTAAACTTGCCCTTGGCGGCAAACCGGAAGGCACGTGTGTCGTTGCGGAAGCACAGAGGACCGGAAAGGGAAGACTCAACAGGGTCTGGTTTTCTCCTCCCGGGAAAAATTTATATCTGTCGGTTATTTTGAAACCCCCTGTACATCCCGCAAGGGTCTATCCTATAACATTCATATCGTCCCTTGCCGTGTATGATACAATTGAAAGGGTTACAGGGATAGCGCCAACATTAAAATGGCCCAATGATGTATTAATCCACGGGAAAAAAGTGTGCGGCACCTTACTTGAAATCTCAACCGAAGCAGACATGGTAAGGTTCATTGTCGTCGGGATTGGATTTAATATCAATATGAAGGAAAAAGAGATTGACGAAATGATTAGAAACAAAGCAACTTCTCTTCATATTGAAACAAAAAAAACATACGAAAGGGCTTCGATCTGTGGTATTTTACTCTCCAATCTTGATAAATATTATTCTATTTTTCGGAAAAAAGGAGAACAGGATATATGCAACATCTGGGAAAAGACGGCACAAATCAAAGGGAAATATCTCGAGATAAATCAGATGGGTGAAGTATACAGAGGTGTCTCGGAAGGTATAGATACAAGTGGTGCCATGCTAATCAACATTAATGGTAAAGTAAAAAGGATAATCGCAGGGGATGTATCCTTTTAA
- a CDS encoding type III pantothenate kinase codes for MLLVIDIGNTNIVFGVYDDDKLVNHWRLSTALQKTVDEYAILLNSLLYFEKIKLNEIDSAIISCVVPPLLIPFEILCRKYVYVKPIIVEPGIKTGMPIQYENPQEVGADRIVNAVAGYEKHKKSLIIVDFGTATTFDYITPKGDYMGGAIAPGIMISLEALFERASKLPRVELIRPKSIIGKNTVHAMQSGITYGYVSLVDGIVYKMKEEVKTNPYVIATGGLASLMYKESNTLDEVDEFLTLKGLKILYDKNKDFHKFK; via the coding sequence ATGCTGCTTGTGATTGATATAGGGAATACAAACATTGTTTTCGGTGTTTATGATGACGACAAATTGGTAAATCACTGGAGGCTCAGCACCGCACTTCAGAAGACCGTTGATGAATACGCTATTCTTCTTAACAGCCTGCTTTACTTCGAAAAGATTAAACTCAACGAAATCGACAGCGCTATCATTTCCTGTGTGGTACCTCCCCTTCTCATACCTTTTGAAATACTTTGCAGAAAATACGTCTACGTAAAACCGATTATAGTGGAGCCCGGCATTAAAACGGGCATGCCCATCCAGTATGAAAACCCCCAGGAGGTAGGCGCTGACCGGATAGTGAATGCCGTTGCAGGATACGAAAAACACAAAAAATCTCTTATTATTGTTGATTTCGGCACAGCAACAACTTTTGATTATATAACACCCAAAGGCGATTATATGGGTGGGGCAATTGCCCCTGGAATCATGATATCTCTTGAAGCGCTTTTCGAAAGGGCGTCAAAACTGCCGAGGGTTGAACTCATCAGGCCTAAAAGCATAATAGGGAAAAATACGGTACATGCCATGCAATCAGGCATAACATATGGTTATGTAAGCCTCGTGGACGGAATAGTGTACAAAATGAAAGAAGAGGTTAAAACCAATCCCTATGTTATCGCTACGGGTGGTCTTGCAAGCTTGATGTACAAAGAATCCAATACGCTCGATGAGGTAGATGAATTCCTCACCCTGAAAGGTTTAAAGATTTTGTACGATAAGAATAAAGACTTTCATAAATTCAAATAA
- a CDS encoding AMP-binding protein, with protein MRNGRWLTAKDVVRVNALKFPNKIGIKDLYRAYTFKQWDERSCRLANALADMGMKKGDRFAVLAYNCVEWMEIYAAAAKGGFICVPLMFRLAPVDMEYITNHCEAKVFIVQGGKDGADGKEFPWINQINGMKKNLTTVKHYVSFALDNEKYDGFVSYEEALAKASPEEPATVVDAEDPWVIMYTGGTTGRPKGVVKTHANLFAQYFIQIFDHQFNYDDCNLLVMPCCHVNSLFYSFVATWVGGTVMTYNMVSFNPEYLLKTFSEHKVTFTSLVPTHYIMMLALPDDVKKKYDLTCVKKLLISSAPARRDTKLGVLKMFPNSELNEAYGSTEAGIVTVLKPHEQLTKLGSCGREVIGTDYIKFYDEDGNLVTKPNEVGELYSRSPMLFEEYWKEPEKTKAAMKGEYFSAGDMGYRDEEGYIYLVDRKANMIISGGENIFPSEVENCVGGLEKVKDVAVIGVPHEKWGEQVMAVVVLHDGQTSTPEEITGHCKGKIAGFKVPKSIVFIKDEEMPRSGAGKILHRILREQFGKWSDHQ; from the coding sequence ATGAGGAACGGACGCTGGTTAACAGCAAAAGACGTGGTAAGGGTAAATGCCCTGAAGTTTCCGAACAAGATCGGTATCAAAGACTTGTACAGGGCTTATACATTCAAACAGTGGGACGAGAGATCATGCAGACTTGCAAATGCACTTGCCGATATGGGCATGAAGAAGGGTGACAGGTTTGCAGTGCTTGCATACAATTGTGTAGAGTGGATGGAGATTTATGCAGCCGCTGCGAAGGGCGGATTTATTTGCGTACCCCTTATGTTCAGGCTTGCGCCTGTAGATATGGAATATATCACTAACCACTGTGAGGCAAAGGTTTTTATCGTACAAGGCGGGAAGGATGGAGCAGACGGGAAAGAATTTCCCTGGATCAACCAGATTAACGGAATGAAGAAAAATCTCACTACTGTAAAGCATTATGTCTCCTTTGCCTTGGATAATGAGAAATATGATGGTTTTGTTTCTTATGAAGAAGCGCTTGCAAAAGCGAGCCCGGAAGAACCGGCAACCGTAGTAGATGCCGAAGATCCATGGGTTATCATGTATACAGGTGGAACAACGGGGAGGCCAAAGGGTGTTGTAAAGACACATGCCAATCTCTTTGCCCAGTATTTTATCCAGATATTTGATCACCAGTTCAATTATGATGACTGCAATCTCCTCGTCATGCCATGCTGTCACGTAAACTCTCTCTTCTATTCATTTGTTGCTACCTGGGTCGGCGGTACCGTTATGACATACAACATGGTGAGCTTTAACCCTGAGTATCTGTTAAAGACTTTCTCTGAGCACAAAGTCACCTTTACCTCATTGGTTCCAACCCATTACATCATGATGCTTGCACTACCGGACGATGTGAAGAAGAAATATGATCTGACATGCGTTAAAAAACTCCTTATCTCCTCTGCCCCGGCCAGAAGAGATACAAAGCTTGGCGTCCTCAAGATGTTCCCCAATTCAGAGCTCAACGAAGCATATGGCTCTACGGAAGCAGGCATTGTAACAGTCCTCAAACCCCATGAACAGCTTACAAAGCTTGGCTCATGCGGTCGCGAGGTTATCGGTACCGACTATATTAAATTCTATGATGAGGATGGAAACCTTGTAACAAAACCGAACGAAGTAGGCGAACTCTACTCAAGAAGCCCCATGCTTTTTGAAGAATACTGGAAAGAGCCCGAAAAGACAAAAGCAGCCATGAAGGGAGAATACTTCAGCGCAGGCGATATGGGATACCGTGATGAAGAAGGATACATCTACCTTGTTGACAGAAAGGCAAACATGATTATCTCCGGCGGCGAGAACATCTTTCCGTCTGAAGTAGAGAACTGTGTCGGCGGTCTTGAGAAGGTAAAAGATGTTGCAGTCATCGGCGTTCCTCACGAAAAATGGGGCGAACAGGTAATGGCAGTCGTGGTATTGCATGATGGTCAGACCTCAACACCTGAAGAAATTACAGGCCACTGCAAGGGCAAGATCGCAGGCTTCAAGGTTCCAAAAAGTATTGTCTTTATAAAAGATGAAGAAATGCCAAGAAGCGGCGCAGGCAAGATACTCCACAGGATACTGAGAGAACAGTTCGGAAAGTGGAGCGATCATCAGTAA
- a CDS encoding (Fe-S)-binding protein, with the protein MKDLKELKKIEQFADQCMKCGFCSFFCPVYQEERMETSVARGKNYLVKQILSGKQEFTDEMGTIIGKCLLCKRCVANCPSKTQIDRVVVGARAQMVKNKGLGFVKNFAFRKVMSNRKAFGRYVKLAKAFQWMLPKTEGNIRHLPDFLKALGQGRNIPALADKFLRDMVKPVYKPQNGQAAKMKVGFFMGCAMDFVYPELGLKIIDFLTKKGIEVVVPQSQNCCGAAIYFSGDFETGRMLAEENIKAFKDVDYIVTGCGTCSSTLKDYQKYLPDNEDQQKRYEEFEKKVKDSTEFIIDVMKVPLEEFKLKKEFEGKTATWHDPCHLVRYQNIKDQPRMILKALKGLKYVEMPNADMCCGMGGSFSVYHYDLTKKIADKKMDGIKATGADIVVTACPGCMINLIDNVLRNKMPQKVYHFLELVE; encoded by the coding sequence TTGAAAGACCTAAAAGAGCTTAAAAAAATAGAACAATTTGCAGATCAGTGCATGAAATGTGGTTTTTGCAGCTTTTTCTGTCCTGTGTATCAGGAAGAGAGGATGGAGACATCCGTTGCAAGGGGTAAGAACTACCTTGTCAAACAGATTCTTAGCGGCAAACAGGAATTTACCGACGAGATGGGCACAATCATCGGCAAATGCCTTCTCTGCAAACGATGTGTAGCTAATTGTCCTTCAAAGACCCAGATTGACAGGGTAGTTGTGGGGGCAAGGGCCCAGATGGTGAAAAACAAGGGTTTGGGTTTTGTAAAGAACTTTGCGTTTAGGAAGGTAATGTCCAACAGAAAGGCCTTTGGAAGATATGTAAAATTAGCAAAGGCATTCCAGTGGATGCTTCCAAAGACAGAAGGCAATATCAGACACTTACCCGATTTTTTGAAGGCGCTTGGTCAGGGAAGGAATATTCCTGCACTTGCTGACAAGTTTCTACGTGATATGGTTAAACCTGTCTATAAGCCACAGAACGGTCAGGCAGCAAAAATGAAGGTTGGCTTCTTTATGGGGTGTGCAATGGACTTTGTATATCCTGAACTGGGGCTGAAGATTATTGATTTCCTGACAAAAAAGGGTATTGAAGTGGTTGTTCCCCAAAGTCAGAACTGCTGCGGAGCTGCCATATATTTCAGCGGTGATTTTGAGACAGGCAGAATGCTTGCAGAAGAAAATATCAAAGCCTTTAAAGATGTTGATTATATTGTAACGGGTTGCGGTACGTGCAGTTCCACTTTGAAAGATTATCAGAAGTACCTCCCTGATAACGAAGATCAGCAAAAAAGATATGAAGAATTTGAAAAGAAGGTGAAAGACAGCACCGAGTTTATTATTGATGTGATGAAGGTACCACTGGAAGAATTCAAACTGAAAAAGGAATTTGAAGGTAAGACGGCCACATGGCACGACCCGTGCCACCTTGTAAGGTATCAGAACATTAAAGACCAGCCAAGGATGATCCTGAAGGCTTTAAAAGGCTTGAAATATGTTGAAATGCCCAATGCCGATATGTGCTGCGGTATGGGTGGTTCCTTCAGTGTTTACCACTATGACCTTACAAAGAAGATTGCAGATAAAAAAATGGACGGCATCAAAGCAACTGGTGCAGATATAGTCGTTACAGCATGTCCTGGTTGCATGATAAATTTAATCGACAATGTTCTGAGAAATAAGATGCCGCAGAAGGTGTACCATTTTCTGGAGCTTGTTGAGTAA